The genomic window AAATGCTGTTTTGAGAAGATATAGAGAAAAAAAGGAAGAAAAAAATATTTTAGAAGCAGGTAAAATTTTAAAGATGGATATTGATAGGTTTGAAGTTTATGTTTACGACAAAAAAGTTAATTTAAGACCTGCTGAATTTAAAATTTTAAAACTTCTTCTTGAAAGAAAGGGTGTTTTATTAAAAAGGGAGCAAATCCTTGAGCACATATCAAGAAGAGGTAAGCTAGTTTATGAAAGAACTGTTGATGTTCATATAAGGAATTTGAGAAAAAAGCTTGGTGAAGCAGGAAAGTTTATAAAGAATATAAAAGGAATGGGTTATAAATTTGAAGAATGAAAAAGATTTTTTATAAACTCTTTTTAAGTTATTTTTTAATTCTCTCTTTCTTTTCCCTTCTTATTCTAATTTCAATTTTAGGAGTAGTTAGAAATAGATATATAGATGAACTTAAAAGTCACCTCGATGATCTTATTTTTTCTTTATCTGATAGGACAGAATACTTATTAATTAACAATGATATCAAAAGTTTAAGAATATTTATTAAGGAATTCAGTAATAAGAGAGGTTTAAAAATTAGCATTTATGATAAATACGGAGAATTATTTTTAGACTCTGATATTGAGGAACAGATAAAAATAATGGAAAATAAAAAACCTGAAATAGATATAGCTTTCCATGGGGAAAAAGGATTTTCTATAAGAAAAAGTGAAATTTATAAGGATAATATGATTTTTTTAGCAGTTCCCCTTTATGAAAATGATAATATAATAGGGGTCTTAAGAATAGGTTTAAAAGCTCAAAGGATAGATGATTTTATTACTAATTTATATAGAAGAATAGGACTTGTAATTTTAATTCTTATTTTATTTTCTTCCATAATTTCATTAATACTTTCAAGAAACTTTACTCTTCCGCTCAGGGATTTAACAAGGGCATTCAAAAGAATATCTTCTGGAGATACTGATATAAGAATTTTTTCTGAAAGAAAGGATGAATTGGGTGAATTAACAAAGAATTTTAATTTAATGGCAGTTAACATAAAGAAATCACTTGATGAAATTGAAAAGGAAAAATCGATTATTGACTCACTCTCTAAGGCACTACCTGATTTAGTTTTATTGCTTGATAAAAGAGGAGAGGTTCTTTATTTTAATGAAAAAGCAAAGGAAAATTTTCAAAGTATTGAAAAAGGCAAATTTTATTATGAGTTTATAAAGGAACCGGAATTTTTATATAAATTTGAAAAAGCACTTGAAAAAGGAGAAGCAGAAGGTGAAATCAGTTTAGATCATAAAATTTTTTATTTAAAAATAAAAAAAATACCTGAAACAGAGAATTTTGTTATAGTTTTGACTGATATAACTGAAATGAAAAAACTTGAAGAAGTTAAAAGAGATTTTACATTAAATCTTTCCCATGAACTTAAAACGCCATTAACTTTAATAAAAGGTTATATTGAGACGATTGAAGAAGAGGAAGAGATAAAAAATAAAAGGTACATTTCAATAATTAAAAGACACATTGAAAGACTTATAGATATGACGGAAAAAATAATTTCTCTTTCTAAGATAGAAAGTGAGGAGAAAGCTCTTCAAATTGAAAAAATTAACCTGAGAGAGATAATTGACGGAGTTTTACCCATTTTTGAAAAGCGTTTAAAAGAAAAGGAAATAGAAGTAAAGGTTTATATACCTTCTGATTTACCTCTTATTGAAGGAGATAGATTTAAATTAGAACAGGTTTTTATAAATCTTTTTGATAATTCTATAAAATTTACATTTAAGGGTGAAATAAATATAAAGGCAAGAAAAAAGGATAATAGGGTTTTAATTGAATTCAATGATACAGGTGAAGGTATTGATGAGAGACATTTACCAAGGATTTTTGAAAGGTTTTATGTAGGTGTAAGGGGAAGGGAAAGAGAAAAATCAGGTGCAGGTCTTGGTTTAGCAATTGTGAAACAAATAATAAATTTACACAATGGAAAAATTAGTGTTGAAAGTAAAAAAGGGGAAGGGACGAAATTTTTAATAGAACTTCCCTTAAGGTTTTAAATTTAACAGAAATTTAACAGAAATTTAAGGATTTTTTAACAGTTAAAGTATAAAAATAAAAAATGAACTTTAAAAGAAAAAAATTTGAAGAAAAATTAATAAAAAGAATATTTTTTTTATTTGCTTTTCTTTCAGTAATAACAACTTTTGGAATCATATTTATACTTATTTTTGAGACAATTTCTTTTTTCAAAGAAGTATCAATAATTAGATTTTTTACAGAAAGGGAATGGACTCCACTTTTTGCTATTAAAAAATTTGGAATCTGGCCTTTGCTCTCAGGTACATTTTTAACCTCCTTTATAGCTCTTTTAATAGCTTTCCCTATGGGAATTTTTATTTCAATACTTATAAGTGAATATTTACATCCTAAATTGAAAGGAATTATTAAGCCACTTCTTGAAATTCTTGCAGGAATCCCGACAGTTGTTTATGGATACTTTGCTCTTTTATATGTTACCCCCCTTTTAAAAAAGATAATACCTCAAATTTCTGGTTTTAATTCCCTTTCACCAGGGATAGTTCTTGGTATAATGATAATCCCAACTATTGCATCAATGAGTGAAGATGCTTTTTCCCTTGTTCCGATGAGTTTAAGAGAAGCTTCCTATGCTTTGGGTGCCTCTAAGCTGGAAACAAGTTTGAAGGTTATTTTACCTGCTGCATCTTCTGGAGTTATATCTTCAGTTATTCTTGGCTTTTCAAGGGCAATTGGTGAAACCATGATAGTAACAATTGCGGCTGGACAGAGACCTATTTTAACACTCAATCCTCTTGTTCCAATTGAGACGATTACTGCTTATATTGTTCAAGTTTCACTTGGTGATACACCAGCAGGTTCATTGGAGTATAGAACAATCTTTGCTGTTGGTATGGTATTATTTGTAATCACATTAATATTTAATATTTTGAGTCATAATTTAAGAATGAAATTTATAAAATCTTTCAGAATATGAATGATTTAAAAAAATTAATATTACAAAAAAAGTTTAATGAAAAAATCTTTATATTAATTTCTATTTTATTTTTATCCTTTGCACTTTTAACTCTCATTCTTTTACTTACAGATATTTTTATAGATGGTTTCCCGGTTTTAAGTCTTAAATTTCTTTTAAGTTATCCGTCAAGGAAACCTGAAGAAGCAGGTATTTTATCACCTCTTGTAGGTTCACTATATGTTATGGCAGTTATGATAATTTTTATTGTTCCTGTTGGAATAGGAGCAGCTATTTATCTTGAAGAATTTGCTCCAAAAAACTTTTTAACAAATCTAATTGAAATTAATATAGCGAATCTTGCTGGTGTTCCATCAATTATCTATGGACTTCTTGGACTTGAAATCTTTGTTAGATTTTTTAAACTTGGTAGGTCTATCTTAGCTGGTTCTTTAACCCTTTCTCTCCTTGTTTTACCGATAGTAATAATGGCTACAAGAGAATCAATAAGACTTGTGCCATCTTCTATAAGGGAAGCAAGTTTAGCTCTTGGTGCAACTAAATGGCAGACAATTAAAAATCAGGTTTTGCCTCTTGCAATGCCTGGAATTTTAACAGGAATTATTCTTGCTGTTTCAAGAGCAATTGGTGAAACAGCACCTCTTATAACAATTGGAGCCTTAACATACATTGCCTTTTTGCCGTCAACTCCTCTTTCACCCTTTACAGTTTTACCCATTCAAATATTTAACTGGGTTTCAAGACCTCAGAAAGCCTTTCATCATAATGCAGCAGGTGCAATAATAGTTTTACTTTTTTTAACTTTTATGTTAAACTTAACGAGCATAATTTTAAGAAATTATTATAGAAAAAAATATAAGTTATAAAATGATAGTTTTAAAAACAGAAAATTTAACGGTTTCTTTTGGTGATAGAATTGTTCTAAAAAATATCAATCTTGAAATAAAGAAGAATAAAATAACAGCAATAATGGGTCCTTCAGGATGTGGAAAAACGACCCTTTTAAGGTGTTTTAATAGAATGAACGATTTAATTGATGGTTTTGTATTAAAAGGTAAAGTTTTGTTTAAGGGTTTAAATATTTATGATAATGGGGTTGAACCTTCAGAAATAAGAACAAAAATTGGAATGGTCTTTCAAAAGCCGAATCCTTTTCCAAAATCAATTTATGAAAATGTTGCTTATGGCCCAAAAATTTTAGGAATAAGGGACAAATCGAAACTTGACTTTATTGTGGAAGAGTCATTGAAAAAAGCATATTTATGGGACGAAGTTAAGGATAAATTAAAGGAAAATGCTTTAAATCTCTCAGGTGGACAGCAGCAGAGATTATGTATTGCAAGGGCACTTGCTGTGAATCCTGAGGTTTTGCTTCTTGATGAGCCGACTTCAGCTCTTGATCCTGTTGCTGCAAATAAAATAGAGGAATTACTTGAGGAGTTAAAAAAATTTTTAACAATTGTAATTGTGACTCATAACCCATCTCAGGCTTCAAGAATTTCAGATTACACTGCTTTTCTTTATATTGGTGAATTAATAGAATTTAATGAAACAGATAAAATTTTCACAGTTCCAAAACATCCAAAAACTCAGGAGTATTTAAGTGGAAAGTTTGGATAAAAGAAGGAGGTAATTTAAAATGTTTGAACAGAAATTAGAAGAACTAAAAAAAGAAATAATAAATTATGCTTTCCTTGTAGAAAAAATGATAGAAAAAAGTATAACAGGTTTGCTTGAAAAGAGGGAGGAACTTTTAAAAGAGGTAATAGAAAAGGATGAAATCTCTGCCAATGAACTTGAAATTAAAATAGATGAACTTGTTGTCACAATAATTGCAAAATATGAACCTAAGGGAAAAGATTTAAGAATGGTATTAATGATTTTAAAAATAAATAATGATCTTGAAAGAATGGCTGACCATGCTGTTAATATATGTGAAAGTGCTCTTTTTCTTATAGAAAGACCTCAGGTAAAACCCTATATTGACTTACCTAAAATAGCAAAAGAATCCATAACTATGCTTAAAGATAGCGTAGATTCTTTTATTGAGGAAAATCCAAAAAAAGCTAAAAGTGTATGTGAGAGGGATTATATAGTTGATGACCTTAATAAAAAAATTTTTGGAGAACTTATAGATTATATGACCAAAGACCCTTCCACAGTGGAAAGGGGAATCCATATAATAAGAATTTCAAATAATATAGAAAGAATAGCAGACCTTTCAACAAATATAAGTGAAGATGTAATCTTTATGGTTGAAGGGAAAGTTATAAAACACCATAAGGAAGAATAAGTTGAAAATTTTTAAAGGAAGTCTTATAATAAAAATATATAAATACAAATAATTGTGGGGTCCGAATCCCCTTTTAAAAATAAGGAGTAATTTAATGAAGAAGCTCTTATACATACTACCAATAGCAGGACTTTTATTTATATCCTGCCAGGTCCCTGAAAATATAAAGGCACTACCTGATAAGGTGAGTGCTCTGGAAACAAAAGTTCAGGAACTTGAGAGTAAAGTTTCTGATCTTGAATCAAGAGTTAATGAATTAAAGACAATGGTAGAAGAGTTAAAACAGGAAAAAGGGTCAAAAGAAACAAAACCTCAAACTGAGACAAAAGGTGAAGCTAAACCAAAGCTCCCACCAGTAAGGAAAAAATAAGGAGGTAAAAATGAAAAAGATTTTAATTCTTTCAGGGTTATTCATTGCCATAATATATTTTGCTGCCTGTAATGGAGAAGAGGAAATAG from candidate division WOR-3 bacterium includes these protein-coding regions:
- a CDS encoding ATP-binding protein yields the protein MKKIFYKLFLSYFLILSFFSLLILISILGVVRNRYIDELKSHLDDLIFSLSDRTEYLLINNDIKSLRIFIKEFSNKRGLKISIYDKYGELFLDSDIEEQIKIMENKKPEIDIAFHGEKGFSIRKSEIYKDNMIFLAVPLYENDNIIGVLRIGLKAQRIDDFITNLYRRIGLVILILILFSSIISLILSRNFTLPLRDLTRAFKRISSGDTDIRIFSERKDELGELTKNFNLMAVNIKKSLDEIEKEKSIIDSLSKALPDLVLLLDKRGEVLYFNEKAKENFQSIEKGKFYYEFIKEPEFLYKFEKALEKGEAEGEISLDHKIFYLKIKKIPETENFVIVLTDITEMKKLEEVKRDFTLNLSHELKTPLTLIKGYIETIEEEEEIKNKRYISIIKRHIERLIDMTEKIISLSKIESEEKALQIEKINLREIIDGVLPIFEKRLKEKEIEVKVYIPSDLPLIEGDRFKLEQVFINLFDNSIKFTFKGEINIKARKKDNRVLIEFNDTGEGIDERHLPRIFERFYVGVRGREREKSGAGLGLAIVKQIINLHNGKISVESKKGEGTKFLIELPLRF
- the pstC gene encoding phosphate ABC transporter permease subunit PstC: MNFKRKKFEEKLIKRIFFLFAFLSVITTFGIIFILIFETISFFKEVSIIRFFTEREWTPLFAIKKFGIWPLLSGTFLTSFIALLIAFPMGIFISILISEYLHPKLKGIIKPLLEILAGIPTVVYGYFALLYVTPLLKKIIPQISGFNSLSPGIVLGIMIIPTIASMSEDAFSLVPMSLREASYALGASKLETSLKVILPAASSGVISSVILGFSRAIGETMIVTIAAGQRPILTLNPLVPIETITAYIVQVSLGDTPAGSLEYRTIFAVGMVLFVITLIFNILSHNLRMKFIKSFRI
- the pstA gene encoding phosphate ABC transporter permease PstA, which produces MNDLKKLILQKKFNEKIFILISILFLSFALLTLILLLTDIFIDGFPVLSLKFLLSYPSRKPEEAGILSPLVGSLYVMAVMIIFIVPVGIGAAIYLEEFAPKNFLTNLIEINIANLAGVPSIIYGLLGLEIFVRFFKLGRSILAGSLTLSLLVLPIVIMATRESIRLVPSSIREASLALGATKWQTIKNQVLPLAMPGILTGIILAVSRAIGETAPLITIGALTYIAFLPSTPLSPFTVLPIQIFNWVSRPQKAFHHNAAGAIIVLLFLTFMLNLTSIILRNYYRKKYKL
- the pstB gene encoding phosphate ABC transporter ATP-binding protein PstB, with protein sequence MIVLKTENLTVSFGDRIVLKNINLEIKKNKITAIMGPSGCGKTTLLRCFNRMNDLIDGFVLKGKVLFKGLNIYDNGVEPSEIRTKIGMVFQKPNPFPKSIYENVAYGPKILGIRDKSKLDFIVEESLKKAYLWDEVKDKLKENALNLSGGQQQRLCIARALAVNPEVLLLDEPTSALDPVAANKIEELLEELKKFLTIVIVTHNPSQASRISDYTAFLYIGELIEFNETDKIFTVPKHPKTQEYLSGKFG
- the phoU gene encoding phosphate signaling complex protein PhoU — its product is MFEQKLEELKKEIINYAFLVEKMIEKSITGLLEKREELLKEVIEKDEISANELEIKIDELVVTIIAKYEPKGKDLRMVLMILKINNDLERMADHAVNICESALFLIERPQVKPYIDLPKIAKESITMLKDSVDSFIEENPKKAKSVCERDYIVDDLNKKIFGELIDYMTKDPSTVERGIHIIRISNNIERIADLSTNISEDVIFMVEGKVIKHHKEE